From Streptomyces sp. NBC_00690, a single genomic window includes:
- a CDS encoding type I polyketide synthase codes for MTTSNEKIVQALRASLQETEKLRRQNQKLTAESREPIAIVAMSCRFPGGVESPEQLWQLLVEGRDAIGDFPTDRGWDLDALYDPDPDNAGTCYVRHGGFLEGVGGFDAEFFGISPREALMMDPQQRLLLETAWEAFERAGIDPATLRGSRTGVFAGTNGQDYARLSNSPEDFDGYLGTGNAAAVISGRLAYTYGLEGPAVTVDTACSSSLVALHLAAQALRKGECSFALVSGVTVMSTPGAFMEFSRQRGLAPDGRCKPFAAAADGTGWAEGVGMLLVERLSDARRLGHPVLAVVRGSAVNQDGASNGLTAPSGPAQQKVIQQALTNAGLSAADVQAVEAHGTGTRLGDPIEAQALLATYGQGRSEDRPLLLGALKSNIGHTQAAAGVAGIIKMVMALRHQTLPGTLHVDEPTPHADWSTGNVRLLTETTPWPGRDDELRRAGVSSFGVSGTNAHVILEQAPSQGEGEADSDEPSEQTPALLWQLSARSPEALPEQARRLLSYAQQNPQLSAATLAHALATTRALLPHRAVAVGRDLEELLTGVSALVSGVSSPNAVQGTAASKKPRPAFVFSGQGSQWWGMGRGLYELFPVFADVFDTVCVGLDGLLGCSLREVLFEGDGSGLAGTGLTQPALFVVEVALCGLLGSWGVVPAVVAGHSVGEFAAAYVAGVVSLEDACRLVVARGRLMEDLPPGGVMVAVEASEADVLPLLAGLEDQVGIAAVNSPTSIVLSGAEDAVTAVVEQLGDRRSKALTVSHAFHSPLMDPMLDAFRTVAESVTFHEPSVPIVSTVTGRPISTGEMSNPEYWVQHIRQPVRYADAVQALAEQGVSVFLEVGPGGVLTGLTQTNLDHATAIPTLRPNTAEDLSVATALAHLHVHGTVIDWPAFYTGRDAQLVDLPTYPFQHQHYWLESTAFSARQTSTANATPAEAGFWDSVERADLEAFAQRIDVPGDAPLSSVLPALSMWRSKQHERSTVDNWRYRIAWKPLPTVWTQAPQVGPWLVVLPESATTDPWVDSALRSLREAGAELQFLPIASGSGRKEMAHQLLTATQNITDNDETLIGVLSFLSISEQPNATHHQVTEGLSNTLGLVQALGDVDLSAPLWCVTRGAVSIGAADPLRSVHQAQVWALGRTAALEHSARWGGLVDLPEVVDERTARRFVTALARVDGEDQLAIRGSGVFVRRLNRAPQNPNGATWRPTGTVLVTGGTGALGAHVARWLAGTGAEHLVLTSRRGALAPGADALRAELEGLGAHVTFAALDMADREAIARLLDDLPTDRPLTAVVHAAGVGDPGLIAETTLDAFSDVLTAKAVGAEHLDELLGERKLDAFVMFSSISGVWGAAGQAAYAVANASLDALAERRRARGLVGTAVAWGPWADGGMVADGDAESRLRKLGLPAIAPLSAIAALRGIIELDETTLVVADVSWERFLPSFTILRPSQLFSDVPEAAAVLTASADSARDASTGGPVTEFVRRLAGMPRSQQANTVLELVRSDAAAVLGHQDQGAVAADRAFRELGFDSLTAVELRDRLARATGLSLPATLVFDYPSPDVLAAHLTTTLTNVPTVENGPSDSLTATASGPSDGDDDPMVIVAMSCRYPGGVSTPQDLWRIVADGRDAIGDFPTDRGWDLDALYDPDPERSGTTYTRRGGFLHQVGDFDPLFFGISPREALAMDPQQRLLLETSWEAFERAGIDPTAMRGSSTGVFIGSGYQDYAARLLSVPADLEGYIGTGSSGSVVSGRIAYTFGLEGPTLTVDTACSSSLVALHLANQALRRGECGMALVGGVTVMSSPTAFVEFSRQRGLAVDGRCKAFAAAADGTGWGEGVGMLLVERLSDARRLGHRVLAVVRGSAVNQDGASNGLTAPNGPAQQRVIRQALANARLSSADVDVVEAHGTGTSLGDPIEAQALLATYGQDRPTDRPLLLGSLKSNIGHTQAAAGVAGVIKMVMAMRHGVVPHTLHVDEPSPHIDWSAGAVELITEPVEWAAVEGRPRRAGVSSFGVSGTNAHVIVEEPPLESGTTDTVPTDRIKSAADTAKPFKATIPWALSGAGADALRDQASRLLEHVDSHPKLAPNDVALSLSTSRAALEHRAVVLGSDLLDFLPGLRRLAAHGDGEQPQESVIRGIAPSHQPTAFVFSGQGSQWWGMGRGLYELFPVFADVFDTVCVGLDGLLGCSLREVLFEGDGSGLSGTGLTQPALFVVEVALCGLLGSWGVVPAVVAGHSVGEFAAAYVAGVVSLEDACRLVVARGRLMEDLPAGGVMVAVEACEADVLPLLAGLEDRVGIAAVNSPTSIVLSGVEDAVTAVVEQLGDRRSKALTVSHAFHSPLMDPMLDAFRTVAESVTFHEPTVPIVSTVTGRPITTGEMSNPEYWVQHIRQPVRYADAVQALAEQGVSVFLEVGPGGVLTGLTQTNLDHATAIPTLRPNTAEDLSLTTALAHLHVHGTAIDWPAFYTGRDAQLVDLPTYPFQRDRYWLETPANIGDLTGAGLRTADHNLLGAAVQLADGSGVVLTGRLAVSAQPWLAEHQVMGTTLLPGTALVDLAIRAADQVGCSIVDELTLQTPLVVPARGGVHLQVTVARPEDDGRCAIQLHSRPDSAEDDQPWVAHATGVLAMNASSTSAKSLSTTPATKADADTADLLVWPPSDTERVSIDGVYERLSGLGFGYGPLFQGLRGVWRRGSDVFAEVALPEGTVVDGFGVHPALLDSALHALGVAGVLEDTGQGRIPFSWSGVQLTATGATQLRVKITATPASDTVTLFVADGTGRPVATIDSLVLRPISADQLPTGQQLEHQETLLRLDWPTLALTEHEPRTGATELASPTGGDTPVRVENHGELVDLLTGLVPGELPPTIVLVPVPRYGGGTTADSVHEVTRAGLELLRTWLGDDRTAGSTLVLLTRGAVAPEPGTTVGDLAQSALWGLVRSAQSENPARLVLVDLDGLEASEDALLAALATGEPQLALRAGAAYVPRLTRRTTHDALLPASGVRAWRLSSGGAGTLDDLALTENPAATAPLEEGQVRIAVRAAGANFRDALIAVGMYPGGAALGSEAAGIVVETGPGVTRLTPGDRVFGMVPEAFGPLAVTDQRMVARTPDGWTFAEAASVPIVFLTAYYALVDLAGLRAGQSLLVHSAAGGVGMAATQLARHFGADVYGTASPGKWARLEAAGLDEHHLASSRSLAFEKKFLDTTGGRGVDVVLNSLAGDYVDASLRTLADGGRFLEMGKTDVRDPQVVAAEHRGATYTAFDTIEAGPDRIAAMLSELVTLFEAGTLRPLPLTCWDVRRAPEALRHLSQARHIGKLVLTIPTALDPHGTVLITGATGALGALVAGHLVREHGAKHLLLTSRRGPAAPGATELRAELLAEGAETVTLAACDAADRNELAQLLTDVPAERPLTGVIHAAGVLDDALIQSLTPDRLASVLRPKVEAALNLHELTKTMDLAAFVLFSSVAATLGSAGQGNYAAANAFLDSLALARTAAGLPSVAMAWGPWAEGGMAAGMNEAGQSRMARSGLVPFKASEGLALFDAALAGENAVTVPVRFDTSAAPQDSAVPAVLRALVRPAARRTARPAAVSDSVDTLRDRLGGLSESEQGTVLLDLVRTQVAGVLGLGSPQDIDRNREFKLLGFDSLTSVELRNRLNAATGLRLPATLVFDCPTPAALAQRIHTDLAPAQKPKVSALAIFGELDRLEAALAAVGEDDELIRSRVRTRLRSALTDFNDRPAHQGRPTPPGILPAGPDGTPDAPGAATPDGDQASTADERLQAATIDDIFTLIDQELDGS; via the coding sequence ATGACCACATCGAACGAGAAGATCGTTCAAGCACTGCGGGCCTCTCTTCAGGAGACCGAGAAGCTGCGCCGACAGAACCAGAAGCTGACAGCCGAATCCCGGGAGCCCATCGCCATCGTGGCGATGAGCTGCCGCTTCCCCGGTGGCGTCGAATCGCCCGAGCAGCTCTGGCAGCTCCTGGTCGAGGGTCGGGACGCGATCGGTGACTTCCCCACGGACCGGGGCTGGGACCTGGACGCCCTCTATGACCCCGACCCCGACAACGCCGGCACCTGCTACGTCCGTCATGGAGGCTTCCTCGAAGGTGTCGGTGGTTTCGACGCGGAGTTCTTCGGCATCTCGCCGCGCGAGGCCCTGATGATGGACCCCCAACAGCGACTCCTTCTGGAGACAGCATGGGAAGCCTTCGAACGGGCCGGGATCGATCCCGCGACCCTGCGCGGTAGCCGGACCGGTGTCTTCGCGGGGACGAACGGACAGGACTACGCCCGCCTCTCCAACTCTCCCGAGGACTTCGACGGCTACCTGGGTACGGGAAACGCAGCCGCAGTCATATCCGGCCGTCTCGCCTACACCTACGGCCTGGAAGGGCCCGCGGTGACCGTTGACACTGCGTGCTCCTCGTCGCTGGTTGCCCTCCACCTGGCCGCACAGGCGCTACGCAAGGGCGAGTGTTCTTTCGCGCTGGTGAGCGGGGTGACGGTGATGTCCACTCCAGGGGCATTCATGGAGTTCAGCCGCCAGCGCGGGCTTGCCCCGGACGGCCGCTGCAAGCCGTTTGCTGCGGCTGCGGACGGTACTGGTTGGGCCGAGGGTGTGGGGATGTTGCTGGTGGAGCGGCTGTCGGACGCCCGTCGGCTCGGTCATCCGGTCCTCGCTGTGGTGCGGGGGAGTGCGGTGAACCAGGACGGTGCGTCCAACGGTCTCACCGCGCCCAGCGGGCCCGCACAACAGAAGGTCATTCAGCAGGCCCTCACGAATGCCGGTCTATCCGCCGCTGATGTGCAGGCCGTGGAGGCACATGGCACCGGCACCCGACTCGGTGACCCCATCGAGGCCCAGGCACTACTGGCCACATATGGGCAAGGCCGATCCGAGGACCGTCCGCTGCTCCTCGGGGCACTCAAGTCCAACATCGGTCACACCCAGGCGGCGGCCGGAGTCGCCGGCATCATCAAAATGGTCATGGCCTTACGTCATCAGACCCTGCCCGGCACGCTCCACGTGGATGAGCCGACGCCCCACGCCGACTGGTCCACCGGCAATGTACGCCTGTTGACTGAGACCACACCTTGGCCCGGCCGTGACGATGAGTTGCGGCGAGCGGGAGTGTCATCCTTCGGTGTGAGCGGCACCAACGCCCATGTGATTCTGGAGCAGGCTCCTTCGCAAGGCGAAGGTGAAGCTGATTCGGACGAGCCGTCCGAACAGACGCCGGCCCTTCTGTGGCAGCTCTCCGCACGCAGCCCCGAAGCCTTGCCCGAACAGGCCAGAAGGCTCCTCAGCTACGCGCAGCAGAACCCACAACTCTCGGCGGCGACCCTCGCACACGCTCTCGCGACCACTCGGGCGCTCCTCCCGCACCGGGCTGTGGCGGTGGGACGTGATCTCGAAGAGCTTCTGACTGGTGTCTCAGCGCTGGTCAGCGGAGTGTCATCCCCGAACGCCGTCCAAGGAACGGCCGCCTCGAAGAAGCCTCGTCCGGCGTTTGTGTTTTCGGGGCAGGGGAGTCAGTGGTGGGGTATGGGGCGTGGGTTGTATGAGTTGTTCCCGGTGTTTGCGGATGTGTTTGACACTGTGTGTGTCGGGTTGGATGGGTTGTTGGGGTGTTCGTTGCGGGAGGTGTTGTTTGAGGGTGATGGGTCAGGGTTGGCTGGTACGGGGTTGACGCAGCCTGCGTTGTTTGTGGTGGAGGTGGCGTTGTGTGGCTTGTTGGGGTCGTGGGGTGTGGTGCCTGCTGTGGTGGCGGGTCACTCGGTCGGTGAGTTCGCTGCCGCGTATGTGGCGGGTGTGGTGTCGTTGGAGGATGCGTGCCGGCTGGTGGTGGCTCGTGGCCGGTTGATGGAGGACCTTCCGCCGGGTGGCGTGATGGTCGCGGTCGAAGCCTCCGAAGCCGACGTCCTCCCGCTCCTGGCCGGTCTGGAGGACCAAGTCGGGATCGCCGCGGTCAATAGCCCCACCTCGATCGTGCTCTCCGGCGCGGAGGATGCGGTCACCGCGGTCGTAGAACAGCTGGGGGACCGGCGTTCGAAGGCGCTCACCGTCTCCCATGCTTTCCATTCACCGTTGATGGATCCGATGCTGGACGCGTTCCGTACGGTCGCGGAGAGCGTCACCTTCCATGAGCCGAGCGTGCCGATCGTGTCCACGGTCACCGGCCGCCCGATCAGCACAGGCGAGATGTCGAACCCTGAGTACTGGGTTCAGCACATCCGCCAGCCGGTCCGTTATGCGGATGCGGTGCAGGCGCTGGCCGAGCAGGGGGTGAGTGTCTTCCTTGAGGTCGGCCCTGGCGGAGTTCTGACCGGGTTGACTCAAACCAACCTCGATCATGCAACAGCCATCCCGACCCTCCGCCCCAACACCGCCGAAGACCTCTCCGTCGCTACGGCCCTCGCTCACCTCCACGTCCACGGCACTGTCATCGACTGGCCCGCCTTCTACACCGGCCGTGATGCCCAGCTCGTCGACCTCCCCACCTACCCCTTCCAACACCAGCACTACTGGTTGGAATCGACGGCCTTCTCAGCTCGCCAGACCTCCACGGCGAACGCCACCCCGGCAGAGGCAGGATTCTGGGACTCCGTAGAACGAGCCGATCTCGAAGCCTTCGCACAACGCATCGACGTTCCAGGAGATGCCCCGCTCAGTTCGGTGCTGCCGGCGCTCTCGATGTGGCGGAGCAAGCAGCACGAGCGGTCCACCGTCGACAACTGGCGCTACCGGATCGCCTGGAAGCCCCTGCCCACCGTGTGGACACAGGCGCCTCAGGTCGGCCCATGGCTAGTGGTCCTTCCCGAGAGTGCTACGACGGATCCATGGGTGGACTCCGCACTCAGGTCGCTTCGTGAGGCCGGGGCAGAGCTGCAATTCCTGCCGATCGCATCAGGGTCGGGTCGAAAGGAGATGGCCCATCAACTGCTCACAGCCACCCAGAACATCACCGACAATGACGAAACCCTGATCGGGGTTCTCTCCTTTCTCTCGATCAGCGAGCAACCCAACGCGACGCACCATCAGGTCACCGAGGGCCTCAGCAACACGCTGGGACTGGTGCAAGCCCTGGGCGATGTCGATCTGAGCGCGCCACTGTGGTGCGTGACCCGGGGAGCCGTTTCGATTGGTGCAGCCGACCCGCTCCGCAGTGTCCACCAGGCTCAGGTCTGGGCGCTCGGGCGGACCGCTGCACTGGAGCACTCCGCACGATGGGGTGGTCTGGTCGACCTCCCGGAGGTGGTCGATGAGCGGACCGCGCGCCGCTTCGTGACCGCACTCGCTCGGGTTGACGGAGAGGACCAGCTTGCGATCCGCGGCTCGGGAGTCTTCGTACGACGTTTGAATCGTGCCCCCCAGAACCCCAACGGCGCGACATGGCGGCCGACGGGGACCGTTCTCGTCACCGGGGGAACGGGGGCGCTCGGCGCGCATGTGGCACGCTGGCTGGCGGGCACAGGCGCGGAACACCTGGTGTTGACGAGCCGTCGGGGCGCCTTGGCGCCGGGCGCCGATGCCTTGCGGGCAGAGTTGGAGGGACTCGGCGCACACGTCACCTTCGCAGCTCTTGACATGGCCGACCGTGAGGCGATCGCCCGACTTCTCGATGATCTGCCCACGGACCGGCCGCTGACAGCAGTCGTGCACGCGGCCGGCGTCGGTGATCCGGGTCTGATCGCGGAAACGACACTCGATGCGTTCTCCGATGTCCTCACGGCCAAAGCCGTGGGCGCGGAGCATCTCGACGAGTTGCTCGGTGAGCGAAAGCTCGATGCGTTCGTGATGTTCTCGTCGATCTCGGGTGTCTGGGGTGCGGCAGGACAAGCCGCCTATGCCGTTGCGAATGCCTCACTCGACGCACTCGCCGAGCGCCGCAGGGCACGGGGACTGGTCGGTACGGCTGTGGCCTGGGGCCCCTGGGCGGACGGAGGCATGGTTGCCGATGGGGACGCTGAGAGCCGTCTCCGTAAGCTGGGGCTACCCGCCATCGCCCCCCTGTCGGCCATTGCCGCACTGCGCGGAATCATCGAGCTGGACGAAACCACGCTCGTCGTCGCCGATGTGTCATGGGAACGCTTCCTACCCTCCTTCACGATCCTTCGCCCCAGCCAGTTGTTCAGTGATGTACCAGAAGCCGCCGCTGTGCTGACCGCATCCGCCGACTCTGCGAGGGATGCTTCGACCGGTGGTCCGGTGACGGAGTTCGTACGCCGTCTCGCAGGCATGCCCCGATCGCAACAAGCCAACACCGTGCTCGAACTCGTACGGAGTGATGCGGCAGCGGTCCTCGGGCATCAGGACCAGGGGGCAGTTGCCGCCGACCGGGCCTTTCGGGAGTTGGGCTTCGACTCGTTGACCGCTGTTGAACTGCGCGACAGGCTCGCCAGGGCAACCGGTCTCAGCTTGCCGGCCACCCTTGTCTTCGACTATCCGAGCCCTGACGTTCTGGCCGCTCATCTCACGACCACACTGACGAACGTACCGACGGTCGAGAACGGCCCATCGGATTCATTGACGGCGACGGCGTCCGGCCCATCTGACGGGGACGACGATCCGATGGTCATCGTGGCCATGAGCTGCCGCTACCCAGGCGGAGTGAGTACCCCCCAAGACCTCTGGAGGATCGTCGCCGACGGCCGGGACGCGATCGGTGACTTCCCCACGGACCGGGGCTGGGACCTGGACGCGCTCTACGACCCCGACCCCGAACGGTCCGGTACGACCTACACCCGACGCGGAGGATTCCTCCACCAGGTCGGCGACTTCGACCCACTGTTCTTCGGGATCTCACCGCGTGAGGCGCTGGCGATGGATCCGCAGCAGCGGTTGCTGCTGGAGACGTCGTGGGAGGCATTCGAACGGGCGGGCATCGATCCCACTGCCATGCGCGGAAGCAGCACGGGCGTCTTCATCGGCTCCGGCTACCAGGACTACGCGGCACGCCTGCTCAGCGTCCCGGCAGATCTGGAAGGCTACATTGGGACGGGCAGCTCGGGCAGTGTGGTCTCGGGCCGGATCGCCTATACCTTCGGTCTCGAAGGGCCGACACTGACGGTGGACACGGCCTGCTCCTCGTCCCTGGTCGCCCTGCATCTGGCGAACCAAGCATTGCGTCGGGGCGAGTGCGGCATGGCTCTCGTGGGTGGTGTCACGGTGATGTCCAGCCCCACTGCCTTCGTGGAGTTCAGTCGTCAGCGTGGGTTGGCCGTTGACGGTCGGTGCAAGGCGTTTGCTGCGGCTGCGGATGGTACGGGCTGGGGTGAAGGCGTTGGAATGCTCCTGGTGGAGCGGTTGTCGGATGCTCGTCGGCTGGGGCATCGGGTGTTGGCTGTGGTGCGGGGTTCTGCGGTAAATCAGGATGGTGCGTCGAACGGTCTTACCGCGCCGAATGGTCCTGCCCAGCAGCGGGTGATCCGCCAGGCGTTGGCGAACGCGCGGTTGAGCTCGGCTGATGTGGACGTGGTGGAGGCCCATGGCACGGGTACGTCGCTGGGCGACCCGATCGAGGCGCAGGCGCTACTGGCGACCTATGGCCAGGACCGCCCGACGGACCGTCCTCTCCTTCTCGGCTCACTGAAGTCGAACATCGGTCACACCCAGGCCGCTGCGGGTGTGGCGGGTGTGATCAAGATGGTGATGGCGATGCGGCATGGTGTCGTGCCGCATACGTTGCATGTGGATGAGCCGTCACCGCATATCGACTGGTCGGCAGGAGCCGTCGAGCTGATAACCGAGCCGGTGGAATGGGCAGCAGTTGAGGGGCGTCCTCGCCGGGCGGGGGTTTCCTCCTTCGGAGTGAGCGGCACCAACGCCCACGTGATCGTCGAGGAACCTCCGTTGGAGTCCGGCACGACGGACACTGTGCCCACTGACCGCATCAAAAGCGCGGCAGATACCGCCAAGCCCTTCAAGGCCACGATCCCATGGGCGCTCTCCGGAGCCGGTGCTGACGCTCTCCGCGATCAGGCCAGCAGGCTCTTGGAGCACGTGGACAGCCATCCGAAACTCGCCCCGAACGATGTAGCACTCTCGTTGAGCACGAGCCGCGCCGCACTGGAGCACCGTGCCGTCGTACTCGGATCCGACCTGCTCGACTTCCTACCGGGACTTCGCCGACTGGCGGCGCACGGTGACGGGGAGCAGCCCCAGGAATCCGTCATTCGAGGTATTGCACCATCACACCAGCCAACTGCGTTTGTGTTTTCGGGGCAGGGGAGTCAGTGGTGGGGTATGGGGCGTGGTTTGTATGAGTTGTTTCCGGTGTTTGCGGATGTGTTTGACACTGTGTGTGTCGGGTTGGATGGGTTGTTGGGGTGTTCGTTGCGGGAGGTGTTGTTTGAGGGTGATGGGTCGGGTCTCTCTGGTACGGGGTTGACTCAGCCTGCGTTGTTTGTGGTGGAGGTGGCGTTGTGTGGGTTGTTGGGGTCGTGGGGTGTGGTTCCTGCTGTGGTGGCGGGTCATTCGGTGGGTGAGTTTGCTGCCGCGTATGTGGCGGGTGTGGTGTCGTTGGAGGATGCGTGCCGGCTGGTGGTGGCTCGCGGCCGGTTGATGGAGGATCTTCCGGCTGGTGGGGTGATGGTCGCGGTCGAAGCATGCGAAGCCGACGTCCTCCCGCTCCTCGCTGGTTTGGAGGACCGGGTCGGGATCGCTGCGGTCAATAGCCCCACCTCGATCGTGCTCTCCGGCGTGGAGGATGCGGTCACCGCGGTCGTGGAACAGCTAGGTGACCGGCGTTCGAAGGCACTCACCGTCTCCCATGCTTTCCATTCACCGTTGATGGATCCGATGCTGGACGCCTTCCGCACGGTCGCGGAGAGCGTCACCTTCCATGAGCCGACCGTGCCGATCGTGTCCACCGTCACCGGACGCCCGATCACCACCGGCGAGATGTCAAACCCCGAGTACTGGGTCCAGCACATCCGCCAACCCGTCCGTTACGCGGATGCGGTCCAGGCACTGGCCGAGCAGGGCGTGAGCGTGTTCCTTGAGGTCGGCCCTGGCGGCGTCCTGACCGGGTTGACTCAAACCAACCTCGACCATGCAACAGCCATCCCGACCCTCCGCCCCAACACCGCCGAAGACCTCTCCCTCACCACCGCCCTCGCCCACCTCCACGTCCACGGCACTGCCATCGACTGGCCCGCCTTCTACACCGGCCGTGATGCCCAGCTCGTCGACCTCCCCACCTACCCCTTCCAACGCGACCGCTACTGGCTCGAAACACCAGCCAATATCGGCGATCTCACCGGGGCAGGGCTTCGCACAGCCGATCACAACCTCCTCGGGGCCGCAGTCCAGTTGGCTGACGGCTCGGGTGTCGTTCTCACCGGACGCCTCGCGGTCTCCGCACAGCCTTGGCTCGCCGAACACCAGGTCATGGGGACGACGCTGCTTCCCGGTACCGCTCTGGTCGATCTGGCCATCCGCGCTGCTGACCAGGTGGGATGTTCCATCGTTGATGAACTGACCCTCCAGACTCCGCTGGTCGTACCGGCACGGGGAGGAGTACACCTTCAGGTGACCGTCGCTCGCCCGGAGGACGATGGACGATGCGCCATTCAGCTGCATTCCAGGCCCGACAGCGCAGAAGACGACCAGCCCTGGGTCGCACATGCCACCGGCGTCCTGGCCATGAACGCCTCATCTACATCCGCCAAGAGTCTGAGCACCACTCCTGCCACGAAGGCAGACGCTGACACGGCGGACCTTCTCGTCTGGCCGCCGTCCGATACCGAGCGGGTCTCCATCGACGGTGTGTATGAGCGGTTGTCCGGTCTTGGGTTTGGCTATGGTCCGTTGTTCCAGGGGCTACGGGGGGTTTGGCGTCGGGGTTCCGATGTGTTTGCTGAGGTGGCGTTGCCTGAGGGGACGGTGGTTGATGGGTTTGGTGTGCATCCGGCGCTGTTGGACTCGGCTTTGCATGCCCTTGGCGTGGCCGGAGTGTTGGAGGACACCGGGCAGGGGCGCATTCCCTTCTCGTGGAGCGGGGTACAGCTCACCGCGACCGGTGCCACCCAACTACGAGTCAAAATCACCGCCACACCTGCTTCGGACACGGTGACCCTCTTCGTTGCCGATGGGACCGGCCGACCGGTCGCGACGATCGACTCCCTCGTTCTCCGTCCGATCTCAGCTGATCAGTTGCCCACCGGGCAGCAGCTCGAACACCAGGAGACACTGCTCCGACTCGACTGGCCCACACTCGCCCTCACTGAGCACGAACCGCGGACGGGTGCAACTGAGCTGGCATCGCCGACCGGAGGCGACACCCCGGTCAGAGTGGAGAACCACGGCGAACTCGTGGACCTGCTGACCGGGCTCGTCCCGGGAGAGCTGCCTCCGACGATCGTGCTCGTTCCCGTACCCCGGTACGGAGGAGGGACCACGGCGGACAGCGTCCATGAGGTGACCCGCGCCGGCCTTGAACTCCTACGAACCTGGCTTGGCGACGACCGCACCGCCGGCTCCACACTCGTTCTTCTCACTCGGGGGGCCGTTGCACCCGAGCCCGGCACCACTGTCGGCGACCTAGCCCAGAGCGCGCTCTGGGGGCTCGTACGATCCGCACAGTCGGAGAACCCCGCACGTCTCGTCCTCGTCGATCTTGACGGGCTGGAGGCATCAGAGGACGCCTTGCTCGCCGCGCTAGCGACCGGAGAGCCCCAGCTCGCTCTACGAGCCGGTGCCGCGTACGTACCCAGGCTCACCCGACGCACGACGCATGACGCGCTGCTCCCCGCTTCCGGTGTTCGCGCCTGGCGGCTCTCCAGCGGGGGTGCCGGCACTCTCGATGACCTCGCACTGACCGAGAATCCCGCCGCCACCGCCCCACTGGAGGAAGGCCAGGTCCGGATCGCAGTTCGTGCCGCGGGGGCCAACTTCCGCGATGCGCTGATCGCCGTGGGCATGTACCCGGGTGGGGCAGCCCTTGGCAGCGAGGCCGCAGGGATCGTGGTGGAGACCGGTCCAGGAGTCACGCGGCTCACACCTGGGGACAGGGTCTTCGGCATGGTGCCGGAGGCATTCGGTCCACTGGCCGTCACCGACCAACGGATGGTGGCACGGACACCGGACGGCTGGACGTTCGCCGAAGCCGCGTCGGTGCCCATCGTCTTCCTCACCGCGTACTACGCACTCGTCGATCTGGCAGGGCTACGCGCAGGTCAGTCCCTCCTCGTCCATTCGGCCGCAGGTGGCGTGGGCATGGCGGCAACGCAACTCGCCCGCCATTTCGGAGCCGACGTCTACGGCACCGCGAGCCCTGGCAAGTGGGCACGACTGGAGGCAGCCGGCCTGGACGAACACCATCTCGCCTCCTCCCGGTCCCTGGCCTTCGAGAAGAAGTTCCTCGACACCACCGGAGGGCGGGGCGTCGACGTCGTACTCAACTCGCTCGCAGGTGACTACGTCGATGCTTCGCTGCGTACGCTCGCTGACGGCGGACGATTCCTGGAGATGGGCAAGACGGACGTCCGCGACCCCCAAGTGGTCGCCGCTGAGCACCGCGGCGCCACATACACCGCCTTCGACACCATCGAAGCCGGCCCCGATCGCATTGCTGCGATGCTGAGCGAGCTGGTGACGCTCTTCGAAGCGGGAACACTGCGGCCACTGCCTCTCACCTGCTGGGACGTACGCCGCGCACCCGAAGCACTACGACACCTCAGCCAGGCCCGTCACATCGGCAAGCTCGTTCTGACCATTCCCACGGCGCTCGACCCCCATGGCACCGTGTTGATCACGGGTGCCACCGGTGCGCTCGGTGCGCTCGTGGCCGGCCATCTGGTGCGCGAACACGGGGCCAAGCATCTCCTCCTCACCAGCAGGCGTGGCCCCGCCGCCCCGGGAGCCACCGAACTGCGGGCCGAACTCCTCGCAGAAGGGGCCGAAACAGTCACCCTGGCCGCCTGTGACGCCGCTGACCGCAACGAGTTGGCACAACTGCTCACAGATGTCCCCGCGGAGCGCCCCCTCACCGGTGTCATTCACGCTGCCGGAGTGCTCGACGATGCACTGATCCAGTCACTCACACCGGACAGGCTGGCGTCGGTACTGCGCCCCAAGGTCGAAGCGGCACTCAATCTGCACGAACTGACCAAGACGATGGACCTGGCGGCCTTCGTGCTCTTCTCGTCCGTCGCTGCGACCCTCGGCAGTGCCGGCCAGGGCAACTACGCGGCGGCCAACGCGTTCCTCGATTCGCTCGCCCTCGCCCGCACGGCCGCTGGGCTGCCCTCCGTCGCCATGGCCTGGGGGCCCTGGGCCGAAGGCGGCATGGCCGCCGGGATGAACGAGGCGGGGCAGAGCCGCATGGCTCGCTCCGGACTCGTCCCCTTCAAGGCATCCGAGGGGCTCGCCCTCTTCGACGCCGCTCTCGCCGGGGAGAACGCGGTCACCGTACCGGTGCGGTTCGACACCTCAGCTGCCCCCCAGGACAGTGCGGTACCAGCTGTCTTGCGTGCTCTGGTCCGCCCGGCGGCCCGGCGCACCGCTCGGCCGGCCGCGGTGAGTGACTCCGTCGACACCCTGCGGGACCGCCTGGGTGGACTGTCGGAGTCCGAGCAGGGGACCGTGCTGCTGGATCTGGTACGCACACAAGTCGCCGGGGTACTCGGCCTCGGGTCACCTCAGGACATCGACCGAAACCGCGAGTTCAAGCTGCTCGGCTTTGATTCGCTGACCTCGGTGGAACTCCGCAACCGACTCAACGCCGCAACCGGACTCCGACTCCCCGCCACCCTCGTCTTCGACTGCCCCACCCCGGCCGCCCTCGCCCAACGCATCCACACCGACCTCGCGCCCGCTCAGAAGCCGAAGGTCTCAGCCCTAGCGATCTTCGGCGAACTCGACCGGTTGGAAGCCGCCCTCGCAGCGGTGGGCGAGGACGACGAACTGATCAGGTCCCGGGTCAGAACCCGACTGCGCAGCGCACTGACCGACTTCAACGACCGCCCCGCACATCAGGGCCGGCCGACCCCGCCAGGCATCCTGCCCGCTGGCCCCGACGGAACCCCGGATGCCCCGGGCGCTGCAACACCGGACGGCGACCAGGCCAGCACCGCGGACGAACGGCTCCAGGCCGCGACCATCGACGACATCTTCACACTCATCGACCAGGAACTCGACGGCTCCTGA